DNA from Streptomyces sp. NBC_01260:
TGCCGCTGCGCGAGGCGGGTTCGGTACTGCTGGCCCGCGCGCAGGCGGGCGGGGCGGTGCGGCCGGACGTCTCCATCGACGACCTGATGCAGCTCACGAACGCGATCGCGCTGGCCGCGGAGCAGTCGCCGGACGATCCGGGGCTGGCGGGGCGCTTGCTGACGCTGACGGTGCAGGGGCTGCGGGCGTCGGGCTGACGCCCGCGCCCGGCGGCTGCGCCCCGGACCCCGCGCCTCAAACGCCGGCGGGGCCGGACTGTCACCGCCGCCGCAGGTCCGCCACCCGGGCCCGGTCCCGGTCTCCCTGGCTCTGCTCCGCCAGCACCGCCGAGGCCCGTAACGACTGCGGCCCGCCCCCGTGCGTCCGCCGCTGCCCCGGCAGGGGCATCTCACGGCGGTTGGTCCGGCCGGGCGGCGCGGGGTCGGCCGAGGACTGAGCACCCGAGGCGCCGGCCACCGCGATCTGCACTCCCTGGTCCGCCAGGGCCTGCAGCTCCGCCGCGGCACGGTCGTCGTGCGCGGCCGGTTCGTCCGTCACGAGGCGGGTGATGAGGTCGGTCGGCACCGTCTGGAACATGGTGTCGGAGCCGAGCTTGGTGTGGTCCGCGAGGACCACCACCTCCCCCGCCGCCTGCACCAGCGCCCGGTCCACGCTCGCGGAGAGCATGTTGGACGTGGAGAGCCCGCGCTCGGCGGTGAGGCCGCTCCCGGACAGGAACGCGCGCGAGACCCGCAGCCCCTGGAGCGACTGCTCGGCCCCACTGCCCACCAGGGCGTAGTTGGAACCGCGCAGGGTGCCCCCGGTCATCACCACTTCCACCCGGTTGGCATGGGCCAGCGCCTGGGCGACCAGAAGCGAATTGGTGACCACGGTCAGGCCGGGGACCCTCGCGAGCCGGCGGGCCAGCTCCTGCGTGGTCGTACCGGCGCCGACCACAATGGCCTCGCCCTCTTCGACGAGACCGGCGGCCAGATCGGCGATGGCCGTCTTCTCCGCGGTGGCGAGATGGGATTTCTGCGGAAAACCGGACTCCCGCGTAAAACCGCCCGGCAAAACCGCACCGCCGTGCCGGCGGTCGAGGAGTCCTTCTGCCTCCAGTGCCC
Protein-coding regions in this window:
- a CDS encoding DeoR/GlpR family DNA-binding transcription regulator, with protein sequence MFAAERRQLILEMVRANGAVSLRELARVVQTSEVTVRRDVRALEAEGLLDRRHGGAVLPGGFTRESGFPQKSHLATAEKTAIADLAAGLVEEGEAIVVGAGTTTQELARRLARVPGLTVVTNSLLVAQALAHANRVEVVMTGGTLRGSNYALVGSGAEQSLQGLRVSRAFLSGSGLTAERGLSTSNMLSASVDRALVQAAGEVVVLADHTKLGSDTMFQTVPTDLITRLVTDEPAAHDDRAAAELQALADQGVQIAVAGASGAQSSADPAPPGRTNRREMPLPGQRRTHGGGPQSLRASAVLAEQSQGDRDRARVADLRRR